The genomic interval GGTGAAATGATGGGAAGATGATGACAACGAAAAACCTCAGATGGGACACAAAGTAGCCAAATGTAAAACTGACAAGGCAGCACCACGCAATATTCACATCAACAATCTCAGACCAATGCTATACAATCTCCACATAACCAAGAGTAACAACTGATAGTGACAATAAAGTAATGAAGGGCACTGACAATGTAGCCAGCACAACTAATGAGAGAAGTAGGGTTAGAGGCCATAGTGGGTTAATGTATGGGAGAGCAGGACTGGAGATGGCAGGGAAAAGTGGCACTTCAATGTCAGTACACCAGGTGTTTGATTTGTGTGAGTTCAAAATATGTGAATCCTATCATAAAATTGTGCAACTAACCTAAATGTGCCAAGTACTTTcaatatgagagaaaaattcCCTAATACATGAGTAGCACTAGTGGTGTAACTGGTTGGTGACATAGGGTGGTTGACTTGCACTAGAGGATGGTGGGTGCAAATGTTTTCCTGTGCTTTCCTTGTACCACATACTGCCCTCACaggccacacgcacacacatcagTCTCCCAATCCCATTAATGCCGCAACTCTGTCCCAGTAAGTTTCACCACTCGCCATCCTTAAACTTGTCTCCCAGAGCCCATGCACTGCCAGTCTTAGAGTAAGTACAATTCCTAATTTTTTGTTTACAATGTCTTTCATATCATATTTTAcaatttatctttattaatgTGTTTTACTGTtgctttagtgctttatttttgtGAAACAGTACcagaataaatatttaaatggtTCAAAATGGGTCATGGAACATAATCTCCTATAATTAATGGGATAATAGGCTCTATATATGCTAATTCTCATCATGCAAGCTTTTCACAGAATGTAACCCTCACATATAACAAATAACTACCTGTTGTACTCAACTCCATCAAGGAAGAAGACTAAATCTACTTCATTGGTTCATTCCATTCTATCCTGTAGTATCCAATAATGACTATTACTGAATGATTCTTCTCATAAAATTATCCAAGTTCACTAAAAGGCTCCACTTTAACAACAGTTGGATTAAGTAGATTTTCAGACATGACAATTTGGCTTTCCCGAATTATTTACATTGAGCAACTGGTGATTGAAATATTTATAACCTCTAGAAACATGACTGATGGAACTTACCTATATAAATGCGGTCTTGTTTCCTCTGGACACTTGTTTATTGAGTGAACAATAGCCTCAGTGATACCCATCTCCTGGATCCCAACATCACTTGGATGAAATAAGAGTTCAGGTATTGCAAAACGTTCATTGTTGAGACGGATCAGCTGGAAAAGACAAAGATGTCTCCATCAATGCAAGACAAACTGGAAAATAACcaaatttattcttttcacaGAAACCCCATTTAGAGCTCCTCCTACATTCTTCAACCATAGATAAAACAACCCTTTGAGGTGCACTTCCCAGTCTGTGTCCCTTAATGATGGGGGAGTGTGGTGGATAAACAAGTATAGCACCCAGAAGCCTCGGACAAAGCCACCAGCCCTTACTACAAGGAGTTGCTCCTGCATTGTACAGAACATATTAACCAACACTCACCCAAAACTGACAGGAACCCCATCTGTACACCATCCTCATATCACAATATGACACACCTGCCTAATCCTGAGGCTGACTGCACTAGTAAAGAAATGgtggacaataataataaataaattataagcAGTCTGTCAGCTCAGTGAATACTCTCTCTCCAATTATGCATTTATTCATCTGTTCTCAGCATCTGTTCTTTACAGTCAATCATGAGAGAGATATGTTGTTTCCTACattgcattttttgtttttcctattaCACGATGTGCTAGCTAAAGAATtttataaaaacaaataaggtaaggagaatgagaggattAAAGCATGTATGCATGACTATTAATATAGTACAAAAAATGTCTGAGCATatatcaaaaaagaaaaatgcagacCTCTCTATCTATTTCATGAGCACCACTACTAACACCCCACCTGTTCACCAGCAGTAGACTTTCCAGTAGACTCCTCCAGTGGTCTGACATAGCCTCTCTTTATAGTAGTGAAGTCTGGCAGCACATAATCTCTCAAGATGTGGTTTGCTTGCTTCCCATCCCGAGCTGTTCTCATGTCAGTATTATAGTCCAGTgacacaaaacaaacatcttCCTTCACCTGATTAATCACATATGTTTCATCCATAACATTAAGTTGCCTGAAAGCAAAATTAACATAAACCGAGCATCTGGGTTGGAAGGGGACTGATGGAAGACCAAACACAATCTGGTGACggtgagtgaaggaagacatgaCAAGGATGCACTACAACAAATGGAAGACTCATAAATCATCCAACTCCTTAAGAGAAAACAGGAcaaaatgataatgacaataatgacaatgatgatgatgatagaggcATCTGGGTATTGAATATGCTACAAAACATGGATTCACAAATGAAAATGCTGCAGAAATTGACACCACTGTAATACAAGTCACACAACGTTCACATCATATCCATTTTTCCAGGCTTGTGAAAAGATGGCAATGAATAAACATTAACAATCTTACCTGTATGATATTAACTCCTTTAGGTGATTAGTGAGAACTTTGCCCCCAACATCTACTCTCAAAATGGCATCCTTCTGCTTCTTGCCTTGAATGTAGGGAACAATATGGGTGAAGCTGAAGCCAGACTCCACCAGCAAGCAACACAGCTCTCTTGGCCTGTCACGGTGATATTTGTGCACTGACAGGTCTCCAGCTGCAAGTGGAAACAAACTATTGTCTTCATAAAATTCTACTTATGAGATGATTTTTTACCTATATATACATTCCTCATAAGGGACAGTGGTAAAGACAAGGTtactgaaaaggaaaacagggatGACAACAGTAGATCTGGATGTATAAATAGTGACGGCTTGGGAACCTAAAGAAAATTCTCACATCTGGTCCTATTAGGCACTTAAGTCAGCCATGGGAAAGGGAATTACTAGTCTATATGGTTCAGCAGGGATAAGCAAATTTTCTTGTTGGTTCCTGATATGGAGAGGCCTGGGTATGCTACACAACTGACTTTTGCACACACCACATGTGATGGGGAATGGTCCATTCCTAAAGGCTTAGAGGGGGAATGTTTGTGAATGTGATAATGAGAGTAAACATGCAGAAGCCTTGTCATTACACTAATGTCAACCTGGTATATGGATAATTGTCCTGAATTTACTATTATAATTTATCCCATCTACCAGACTCAAAATCCATCACATTGGGTGCATCAAATCAGTGGTTTACTTCAACTCAACAGTATACAACTCATTTAAGAAATTTCTCAACATATATCTGATTTTCCTGAAGTAAACCATTAACAAACAAGAATGACTGGAATTGCATAGTTACCATTTATCCTCAGTAAGGCATCAACCTCGTATTCTTCAAAGAATATTTCACTAAGTGCCTCTTGAGTGCTGGTGAAGTTCAGGTACGGCTCAGTGACAATCATGGTGGTGTTGGAGTGATTGACGTTGAACACATCCTTGCCAAACACATAGTCCCACACGGTCTTCTGTATGTCCCAGTTGACTAAGTAACCCTGCAGTGAATTCATGCTTTTATCATCACTAAGAATGTTGACAACCTTGCAGGAAACAAACAAGCcctaattggaaaaaaaaaaaaaaaaaaaaaaaggaagaaagtttcCAGCATTAAAATGATCTCATATTAATGTATCATTTTCCCAACATAATTGCTTTAGtaacaaataagaataatagcaaCAAAACTTGGTacattttggagagagagagagagagagagagagagagagagagagagagagagagagagagagagagagagagagagagagagagagagagagagagagagagagagagagagagagagagagagagagagaattttaaagtCTCATAACTATGACATTATTCAATTTTCATCTGATACAACTTGGCCAGACAATGAAAcctttacttaaaaaaacaacacaaaacaattgTACTGCTGAACCTCAACAACACCTGCACAACACACCTTCCCATGACATAAGTAGATGCCTCACCTGTGCAATCTGACCACCACTCACCTTCTGGAAGGGCAATATATAAAACAGCCCAGAAGCATCTCTACAGTCTTCAATTTGGTCTGCGATAAATGGTCTTCTCCGCTCACTTTTGGCCTTCATGATGGCATTTGGCATAATTCTGCAAGTACCATTTTTATTTGTAAGCACAACAGAAAGACATATGACAAAACAACTCATATACATAGCCTTGTGAGCTACAATAATCTTTGGGTAATCCTTCCCAGCAAAGGATATAATACATATGCACCTAGTTAGATATTTTTAAAAAATGTGACTATTTGCCAGTATATTTATACACAGATGTTCATAGTGTGATTACACTTATTTTAACTAAAGCAAACTTTTAACCCTGCAGGATCATTATCATAATAGTAATGTAACTAATAAATTATTCTGTAGTCAAGGCAACTGTGTCATAGTATGCCACATGGAAAACAGTGCTTTCTGCCCCTATGTCTGTTCATAATCTTAGTTCTTGCATAGTTTTCACACTTCCTTTGTGCATCTGAATCTCCAAACCCTCCTTGTATCTGTCTAGCAAATGTCATGGTGGTACCAAGGATGAGAATCATTTACCCACCAACAAAGGACTACGGCCCGTACTAAGAATTCTGAAGGCCAAGGCATAGGCCTTCCCTTTAACCATCAAGGCAAAGCCTTCGTACGTGCCTTCAATCTGTAGCAAGAGTCGCACTGCAAAGTAAGGCTGCGAGAGGTCTGTTGCTTGCATGTTTGTAACAATGTTCTAAGTAATGGTATATGAATGTAATCTGAATTTGAGctccacaaataacaacaataactaaatTCTTTCTAAACAAAGTTTTGACAGCTGTAAATATGTAAAGAATCCTGCTAAAGTGTCATGacaaatacatgaaaaacagcTAAAAAACACATCTTTTGTCTCAGATTTTCTTTTGCTTATTTCTAGAGTGTAGTCAATATTTTATCATGACTTATTTTCTTTGAAATATTTCTGGAGCATGGAATAACTTTTTACTATCACTTTTATCATTACTCCTCTTTTAAGATGTTTCCTTAAGCAgggcagaataaaaaaaaaaacattactcatCAATTCCTCACTTCTGCCTGATTAATGTAAGAattatccagtattctcaatctttcattccttttactggCAAACTTTGGAATTTCCTGCCCggttttgtattccctcttgTTCATGACTTATCTCCCTTAAAAAGAGATAGGCTTCGAGATATTATACTATAGTAATTCTGGAAATGATTAAAGATTCTCCTTAATGGACTGCATCTTGAATTGGTCATtcaatttctttaattttttcttgtccttgcccagtctctctctctctctctctctctctctctctctctctctctctctctctctctctctctctctctctctctctccctctctctctctaagtagcaAAGAAAGTTATGTAAtccccttttttttgtgtgtatttgttttgtcCACTTCCAGCCAAGACAAATATATTTACAATAATTTCAAAGATGTCAACTTCTCATGGAGCAGGTTCTGCTGTGCTAGTGTTTAAGCTGTATAAGTATTAGAATTATCAAGATGTGGCCTCTATGATTACTATTATTCATGACCAGCTGTGATGCGACAAACTATGGAATTTTATTTGCCATGTCCTTAAATCGTGGTCTTGCAGTTGCTAAAGAATTAGTATGTTAGACATATTCCAGTAATGCCAGTGACTCTTGGTATCATGTTACCTTTCCTACAACTCTTGACCTTAAGCATTCATGACTCTTGGTGTGGCCCTATCTCTACTAGAAAGAACAGCTGTCACTGGCTCCATTAATAAAATTGCCTCTAATTGATGGAAACGAAAGCATCACATGCATAAAACCTCTCCCACTGCTACGACACCATGGATGCCTCAGTAATAAATAACACCTGCTTTCTTGATCTAATTTTTATTACATAAATTTCAAGTACCTAGTTTCCAGAAATTCCCAAGTAGAGTAGAGTATATGAACTGAACCAGAAATGACTGAAACCCAAGTTATAAGACCTGTGTGACTGCCAATATTGAGAGAACACTACCCCTTCACATCCTAAAGCCTAAAGCAGTTCCATACTCACAGCTGACAGTTTACTTTCACTACAGCTCTTCCAGACTAACCTGGTACTCATGCTGCATCTTGACAGGCACatggtgatctctctctctctctctctctctctctctctctctctctctcattcatattGCCATCATTTGCCTTAATTTATCTAAAATAATAAGATTTTATATATGACTGCATGGGttattatatgtttttttttattcaaagatGGAAGAATGACTCTGCATGTCTTCCTGTATACTTGGCAACACATATTAGTCATGTGACATTGCCACCCCAATGTCCTTGACACGTGACTTCCCTAGGCTGCAGCCACCTGGCCTGCAGTAAGCCCAGGTCATTCTGTCACCATGGAAAGTACTTCAGCTTCCCAGTCGTGCTCTGCACAGTCAAGCAAAGGAAGTAATTTAAAATGCAAATAGGTATTTTATGGAAGAAAAGACCAACAGAAGACCTTTACTGCCACCCTCACAAGCACTCTCTCAGACAGGTGGAGTCATGATGGGATGAGGAGCAGGGGATGAGGTAGCAACAGTGCGAACAGTTATAGCTATACAATATATCACATTTATGAACACACAAAGAATTCTTGTAATTttatcttttggctttcctagGTGAAAcctcccctctaactgactgtcttcagcctctttctcatcaccatagtgttgcatctcttgctatcttctactgctatttcatgcctcctctcctcccacagccttgattcacaagactttctactttctgttacccctattctgtccacctctctaatgcaagaggtgTTCACCACCACACATGGCCACAGTTGTAGAGGTCAATGGTCAATGAACTGAAGCATGATGGCTATCCCAGATGACCTTGTGGGTATCTGAGTAATGAACATGGGTAGCAAAAccacaaaaataaagatagatattTCAAATCCCAGAGCACAGAGTATAATTCCAATAAATAGCAGATTCAGCTTACACTGAATATattagacaaataaaaaaaaatattacggtagacacacacacacatacactttttagtttcctttacacatatacacaaacatacacacactttactttcctctacacacacacacacacacacacacatacacacacacactttactttcctctacacacacacacacacacacacagatacactttactttccttcacacacaacttttctcacacacagacatacaccaCACGCCTCTTGCTCCTAtccctttccctcacacacacacacacacattgctccACATTGCCAGTCACACCACAGCTCACATACCTGGGCTCATTTTGATTGGAGAAGCCAGCCTTGATGGTATAGGCGCCGTTGTCTAGGATAAAGACGTTTGCCATGCCCGCCGCTTCCTTTACCACAACAACACGCCAGCCGCCCTACACTACGAGCCTAAATTATCCCTTCACTCCAGCCTACAGGAAAGACTGATTTTGGTAAACTCTgtactccctgcctgtttctgtatttcccccttgCCCAtgactggtaaactctggaacccctTGCCAGCTTATATATTTATCTCTGCCTATGACTGATTtcgttcaagagagagagagagagagagagagagagagagttatgtcgCAACTTGGTACTCAAAATAAGCCCATATCCTCCTACCATAAGCTGGCTGCTGGTATAAGTAGCATTATGCATGAAAAGTGTGGTCTTGAAATACATCACAATGGTTTCTGCCTTCAGCCACATGATGTTTCCTTGTGCTGGAACGCCACAGACCCTTCAACGCATATGcacaataaatgaaaataaaacgtaaaatatataaaaataaaaacagtggCGTGAAAATAGGGTAGGAAAATAGAAACTACATCGGCTGATCTACTAATGCTTAAGTATCTTATGAACTATGTAGCAGATGGAACTATATACATCGACATACTTGAGATAAGggagaaaagcaaaaacacCAACAGTAGCAGATCCATCTTAACGGCTAGGTAGGGGAGCTACAGGCTAGATTCTCAGCTTTCATGAGAACGCAGGAACGGACAAAAAATAACCTTGATaatcttactatttttttttttcttcttttttcttctcatgaCTTGTTTCAGGTGGATGCGTTAGCAAAGTGGTCAATGCCAAGGGCTAGACCGTTTTAGTATTCAGTCCTTGGCCAGTGCGAGGTTATGTTAAGTTCCTGCATAGGTGTCTAGAAGGGGGACTAAGGGGCACAGTtgctttctttatctatttgaAGTGTCAGTGTAGCGATAAAATGTGAAACCGTACATACACGTatattcatgtgtttgttttatttggaGCCcttacaataataaaaataaataaataaataaataaataaataaataaataaaatttgatGTTTCAAAACTAAACAAAgctttaataaaaataaatgaataaataaatcataaataaataaaaataaaaacgacaGGCTGGAGCAGACCATCCAGGACTTCCAGAGACGTACAGGGATAGCCAGTCCTCCAGGAACAAAGCCTACAGAAGCTACAGGCATACAGCAACCAGCACTCCTGCCTCAGTCACACTACCTCGCTCGCTACCGATACAGCTGGTGGTAGTTGACGCGTCACCCTGCCTGTCCTGTTGGGTACAAAAGCCTATCAAACGGCTGGTTTATCAGTCACATCTCACTACCCACAACTGCGCTTCAAATATCTtctctgcgacacacacacacacacacagtagtagatACATTTAATGTGAAATCAGCGAATGATGGGTATGGATATTTCAAACTTATATCAACTCTATATCGCAGAGTATTTAAACAGACAGGTTATATAAGAGAGAAACTTAAGCACCACGTAAACTTGACTCAAAGCACCGGTCTTTATTGTAAGTCCTAGCATGACGCATCCTCGTGGCGTGCTGAGACAGACAGTGGCAGTGATTATGGAAACACGAGGCAAAatggga from Scylla paramamosain isolate STU-SP2022 chromosome 6, ASM3559412v1, whole genome shotgun sequence carries:
- the LOC135101396 gene encoding actin-related protein 6-like isoform X1, which codes for MANVFILDNGAYTIKAGFSNQNEPRIMPNAIMKAKSERRRPFIADQIEDCRDASGLFYILPFQKGYLVNWDIQKTVWDYVFGKDVFNVNHSNTTMIVTEPYLNFTSTQEALSEIFFEEYEVDALLRINAGDLSVHKYHRDRPRELCCLLVESGFSFTHIVPYIQGKKQKDAILRVDVGGKVLTNHLKELISYRQLNVMDETYVINQVKEDVCFVSLDYNTDMRTARDGKQANHILRDYVLPDFTTIKRGYVRPLEESTGKSTAGEQLIRLNNERFAIPELLFHPSDVGIQEMGITEAIVHSINKCPEETRPHLYRNILLTGGNCNFPMFKDRVFKDVQSMAPDEFDVNVTLAKNPSTYCWRGGAAISRSAHFPEMLVTKKEWEEDGFNICQERFSV
- the LOC135101396 gene encoding actin-related protein 6-like isoform X2, whose protein sequence is MPNAIMKAKSERRRPFIADQIEDCRDASGLFYILPFQKGYLVNWDIQKTVWDYVFGKDVFNVNHSNTTMIVTEPYLNFTSTQEALSEIFFEEYEVDALLRINAGDLSVHKYHRDRPRELCCLLVESGFSFTHIVPYIQGKKQKDAILRVDVGGKVLTNHLKELISYRQLNVMDETYVINQVKEDVCFVSLDYNTDMRTARDGKQANHILRDYVLPDFTTIKRGYVRPLEESTGKSTAGEQLIRLNNERFAIPELLFHPSDVGIQEMGITEAIVHSINKCPEETRPHLYRNILLTGGNCNFPMFKDRVFKDVQSMAPDEFDVNVTLAKNPSTYCWRGGAAISRSAHFPEMLVTKKEWEEDGFNICQERFSV